In Gemmatimonadota bacterium, a genomic segment contains:
- a CDS encoding ABC transporter ATP-binding protein, with protein sequence MGRSATSATDDIAPADSGPPARPDPALVLNNVEVRYDEVILVLRGLSLEVGEGEIVALLGSNGAGKTTTLRAISGLLPMEDGEVADGRIEYAGTEIQHRAAHRIAEMGISQVLEGRRVFQHLTVRENLLVGAHVRRERGAGELERIFHYFPALKTRIGQLAGNLSGGEQQMLATGRALMASPRLLLLDEPSLGLAPILVESIFDILIRINREESVTILLVEQNARMALAVADFGYVMEGGRVVLEGAADELRVNEDVREFYLGMGEGGRRSYRSAKHYRRRKRWLS encoded by the coding sequence ATGGGACGATCAGCGACCTCCGCGACCGACGATATCGCACCCGCCGACTCCGGCCCGCCGGCCCGCCCCGACCCGGCTCTGGTTCTCAACAATGTCGAGGTCCGGTACGACGAAGTCATTCTCGTGCTGCGCGGACTCTCGCTCGAGGTGGGCGAGGGCGAGATAGTGGCGCTGCTCGGATCGAACGGGGCCGGCAAGACCACGACCCTGCGGGCGATCTCGGGCCTTCTCCCGATGGAGGACGGAGAGGTCGCGGACGGCAGGATCGAATACGCCGGAACCGAGATTCAGCATAGGGCCGCACACCGGATCGCCGAAATGGGCATCTCCCAGGTACTGGAGGGACGTCGGGTTTTCCAACACCTTACGGTGCGCGAGAATCTTCTGGTGGGCGCGCACGTGCGCCGAGAGCGGGGAGCGGGTGAGCTCGAACGGATCTTCCACTACTTTCCGGCGCTGAAAACCAGAATCGGTCAGCTCGCCGGGAACCTCTCCGGAGGGGAGCAGCAGATGCTCGCCACGGGCCGCGCCCTCATGGCTTCGCCCCGCCTGCTCCTCCTCGACGAACCTTCGCTGGGGCTGGCCCCCATTTTGGTGGAGAGCATCTTCGATATCCTCATCCGTATCAACCGCGAGGAATCCGTGACCATCCTTCTTGTGGAGCAGAACGCGCGCATGGCTCTGGCCGTGGCGGATTTCGGGTACGTCATGGAGGGCGGGCGCGTCGTGCTCGAAGGCGCCGCGGACGAGCTTCGCGTGAACGAGGACGTCCGGGAATTCTATCTGGGGATGGGCGAAGGCGGCAGGCGCTCGTATCGCTCGGCCAAACACTACCGCCGCCGGAAGCGGTGGCTGTCGTGA
- a CDS encoding ABC transporter substrate-binding protein → MRPSASDLPPTEPDLRRNAGPKRLRAARSLLPMLAFAAFSGAALGCPGGETADETTADVVTVGAIFDLTGPTADVGVDYAAGVRGFADWTNSRGGIGGDGTEGSGVRIDLLFQDYGYQVARAEQLYSQFVGEGAVVFMGWGTGDTEALATRVRDDEIPFSSASLSHRLGDPSEAPYNFLLAASYSDQFRIALDWIARNHDEGAPAVALLHNASPFGLSPARQGGEEFAESRGIELSLHPMPRGAVDFTSELIRARQAGAEYVIFQNTSDPAARAMRNARSLGFEATFICLNWCANRQFVDLAGEAAEGVMGAMPFPPPNADVPGTRVIKGYLAARGDDVEERTNAFTQGWWTFAVFAEAMERVLASGEELVGENIRRALEGITDFDMGGVAMPVTFTPTDHRGAKGLRIYRVEQGAWSPMTDFLEADATPDSEAEAGGEVR, encoded by the coding sequence ATGAGACCCTCCGCCTCGGACCTGCCCCCGACCGAGCCCGACCTGCGAAGGAACGCCGGCCCGAAGCGCCTACGCGCAGCTCGCTCGCTCCTCCCGATGCTGGCGTTCGCAGCCTTCAGCGGTGCGGCCCTCGGCTGCCCGGGCGGCGAAACCGCCGACGAAACCACAGCCGACGTCGTCACGGTCGGCGCGATCTTCGATCTCACCGGCCCGACCGCCGACGTGGGAGTCGACTACGCCGCCGGCGTGCGCGGCTTTGCGGACTGGACCAACTCGAGGGGCGGCATCGGCGGCGACGGAACGGAAGGAAGCGGGGTCCGCATCGATCTACTCTTCCAGGATTACGGCTACCAGGTAGCCCGTGCCGAACAGCTCTACTCGCAGTTCGTCGGCGAAGGTGCGGTCGTCTTCATGGGGTGGGGGACCGGCGACACCGAGGCGCTCGCCACCCGCGTTCGCGACGACGAGATTCCGTTCAGTTCGGCCTCGCTCTCCCACCGCCTCGGAGATCCGAGCGAGGCGCCGTACAACTTCCTCTTGGCCGCCAGCTACAGCGACCAGTTCCGCATCGCGCTCGATTGGATCGCCCGCAATCACGACGAAGGCGCGCCTGCGGTGGCCCTGCTGCACAACGCCAGCCCCTTCGGCCTTTCCCCGGCGCGCCAGGGCGGGGAAGAGTTCGCCGAGTCTCGCGGGATCGAGCTCAGCCTCCATCCGATGCCGCGGGGTGCGGTGGATTTCACGTCGGAGCTGATTCGAGCTCGCCAGGCCGGTGCGGAGTACGTCATCTTCCAGAACACCTCCGACCCCGCCGCCCGCGCCATGCGCAATGCGCGGAGCCTCGGGTTCGAAGCGACCTTCATTTGTCTGAACTGGTGCGCGAACCGCCAGTTCGTCGATCTCGCCGGAGAGGCCGCCGAAGGCGTCATGGGCGCGATGCCTTTCCCACCACCCAACGCGGACGTGCCCGGAACGCGGGTGATCAAGGGTTATCTGGCAGCCCGGGGCGATGACGTGGAAGAAAGGACGAACGCCTTCACGCAGGGTTGGTGGACCTTCGCGGTCTTCGCCGAGGCGATGGAGCGGGTCCTGGCGTCGGGCGAGGAGCTTGTGGGCGAAAACATCCGGCGAGCACTGGAGGGCATCACCGATTTCGACATGGGCGGCGTGGCGATGCCGGTCACCTTTACCCCCACCGATCACCGGGGCGCCAAGGGATTGCGCATTTACCGGGTCGAGCAGGGGGCCTGGAGTCCGATGACCGATTTCCTCGAAGCCGACGCCACCCCTGATTCCGAGGCAGAAGCTGGAGGAGAAGTTCGATGA
- a CDS encoding DUF1643 domain-containing protein, producing MRSTCDPGYRYVLSRLLVPLPVVRPRRVLFCALNPSTATETRDDPTVRRMTGFARRFDATEMRLVNLFAARATRPDRLWKLDDPVGPLNDSHIEREAEAADIAIAAWGATAKARRRAGVVLEIMRRYGPVYRLGGTTKEGCPQHPLYLPAEVELEVHATGRALTSGSPGHPVAEPSACLRSQASPGPRRVSKIRRPRRRSGGATRIPGAKGRPPTREEGSSDGPRRGRT from the coding sequence TTGCGAAGCACGTGCGACCCCGGGTACCGCTACGTCCTCTCTCGCCTATTGGTCCCGCTCCCGGTGGTGCGGCCCCGACGCGTCCTGTTCTGTGCGTTGAACCCCAGCACCGCGACCGAGACGCGCGATGATCCGACTGTTCGTCGCATGACCGGCTTCGCCCGGCGGTTCGACGCTACCGAGATGCGATTGGTGAATCTGTTCGCCGCGCGGGCCACCCGACCGGATCGGTTGTGGAAGCTGGATGATCCCGTTGGACCATTGAACGACTCCCATATCGAACGGGAGGCCGAGGCGGCCGACATTGCGATAGCCGCCTGGGGTGCGACCGCCAAGGCACGGCGCCGGGCCGGCGTCGTTCTGGAGATCATGCGCAGATACGGTCCGGTCTATCGTCTCGGCGGCACGACCAAGGAAGGTTGCCCGCAGCATCCGCTCTACCTGCCTGCCGAGGTGGAGCTGGAGGTGCATGCCACCGGCCGGGCGCTTACCTCAGGCTCCCCTGGTCATCCGGTGGCGGAACCGTCCGCGTGTCTTCGGAGCCAAGCGTCTCCGGGGCCTCGGCGGGTCTCCAAAATCCGACGTCCACGCAGAAGGTCAGGAGGAGCAACACGAATACCGGGAGCCAAAGGGCGGCCACCCACCCGCGAAGAGGGGTCCAGCGACGGTCCTCGACGAGGTAGGACGTGA
- a CDS encoding site-specific DNA-methyltransferase: protein MRPNFANRTIWTGDNLEILRGINSECVDLIYLDPPFKSDRNYSSPTGSEAAGAAFKDTWSLDDADLAWYGEIADREPRAYAAIEAAGVTHSAGMKSYLVMMAVRLLEMHRILEPTGTICVHCDPTANSYLRILLDAVFGPSNLRNEVIWRYGKMSNTSRNFPRNHDTIWRYTKSDNFTFNPIKGAESEYRRRYRRHLSGNRVLYGAVKDSKDKLVLRRIRRVAKNLGRQLRDDDVLFDFDREYKTQSDVIYVSIIKGNSAERLGYPTQKPLGLLTRVVEASSNPGDMVLDPFCGCATTCVAAETLGREWAGIDLSPLAVKLVGRRLGHVRRTVGPISDRQDIPKRTDDGAARDDGKGVPGKPIVHDF, encoded by the coding sequence GTGAGGCCGAATTTCGCCAATCGCACCATATGGACGGGGGACAACCTCGAAATCCTTCGAGGGATCAACTCGGAATGCGTGGATCTGATCTACCTGGACCCGCCGTTCAAGTCCGACCGCAACTATTCCTCGCCGACGGGAAGCGAGGCGGCGGGTGCGGCCTTCAAGGACACATGGAGTCTCGACGACGCGGACCTCGCCTGGTATGGCGAGATCGCCGACCGTGAACCTCGGGCATACGCCGCGATCGAGGCGGCTGGCGTCACGCATAGCGCGGGCATGAAGTCATACCTCGTCATGATGGCCGTTCGGTTGCTCGAAATGCACAGGATCCTGGAACCGACGGGGACCATCTGCGTCCACTGCGATCCGACAGCCAACAGCTATCTTCGCATTCTTCTGGACGCCGTGTTCGGTCCGTCGAATCTGCGGAACGAGGTGATCTGGCGTTACGGAAAGATGTCCAACACGAGCCGGAATTTCCCGCGCAACCACGACACCATTTGGCGTTACACCAAGTCGGACAATTTCACTTTCAATCCGATCAAGGGCGCCGAGTCGGAATACCGAAGGCGGTACCGGCGGCATTTGAGCGGCAATCGGGTCTTGTACGGAGCGGTCAAGGATTCGAAGGACAAGCTCGTTCTGCGACGTATCCGAAGAGTGGCGAAGAACTTGGGACGGCAATTGCGCGACGACGATGTCCTCTTCGACTTCGATCGTGAGTACAAGACCCAGTCGGATGTGATCTATGTCTCGATCATCAAGGGCAATTCCGCCGAGCGATTGGGGTATCCCACGCAGAAGCCGCTCGGTCTGCTCACCCGCGTTGTCGAAGCCTCCAGCAACCCGGGAGACATGGTGCTCGACCCGTTTTGCGGATGCGCGACCACGTGCGTGGCGGCGGAGACGCTCGGGCGAGAATGGGCCGGCATCGACCTGTCGCCTCTGGCCGTCAAGCTGGTGGGCCGAAGGCTCGGCCACGTCCGTCGCACCGTTGGACCGATAAGCGACCGGCAAGACATTCCAAAGCGCACCGATGACGGTGCGGCACGCGACGACGGGAAGGGCGTACCCGGCAAGCCCATCGTACACGACTTCTAG
- a CDS encoding branched-chain amino acid ABC transporter permease yields the protein MDVFLQLTLSGLSTGMIYALAAAGFVVIYKASDVINFAQGDFLLLGTYLLFFSVVQLGLPTSLGVLLTVLGAVAAALLIERLVLRPLIGEPVISTIMVTIGLSSVLRGLVHAVWGVSPRSIDSVLPTGTTAIGPVTLSTARLLIVPIALAVLAALWLFFRHTRDGLAMRAIADDRQAALSLGINIPGVFGLAWGLAAAAAAIGGIMLGSIVGVTPNVATIGLRVFPVVILGGLDSIRGAVVGGATIGLLEAYAGGYLGRGLNLVLPYAVLVLVLMLRPYGIFGRVEIERV from the coding sequence TTGGACGTCTTCCTCCAGCTCACCCTCTCCGGCCTGAGCACCGGGATGATCTACGCCCTCGCGGCCGCCGGTTTCGTGGTCATATACAAGGCGAGCGACGTAATCAACTTCGCACAGGGCGACTTCCTCCTGCTCGGTACCTACCTGCTCTTCTTCTCCGTCGTGCAGCTCGGGCTCCCCACCAGCCTGGGCGTGCTGCTCACCGTGCTCGGGGCGGTTGCGGCCGCCCTCCTGATCGAACGCCTCGTCCTCCGTCCGCTCATCGGCGAACCCGTCATCTCGACGATAATGGTGACCATCGGCCTCTCCTCGGTCCTGCGCGGCCTGGTGCACGCGGTCTGGGGAGTGTCGCCCCGCTCCATCGACTCGGTGCTCCCGACCGGCACCACGGCCATCGGACCGGTGACCCTCTCGACGGCCCGACTTCTCATCGTGCCTATCGCACTGGCCGTCCTGGCCGCGCTCTGGTTGTTCTTCCGACATACCCGCGACGGCCTCGCCATGCGCGCCATTGCCGACGACCGTCAGGCGGCGCTCAGCCTGGGCATCAACATCCCAGGAGTATTCGGTTTGGCCTGGGGACTCGCGGCGGCCGCGGCGGCGATCGGCGGGATCATGCTGGGGAGCATCGTCGGCGTCACGCCCAACGTGGCCACCATCGGCCTGCGCGTCTTTCCTGTCGTAATCCTGGGCGGACTCGACTCGATCCGGGGGGCGGTGGTCGGCGGCGCGACGATAGGGCTGCTCGAGGCCTACGCGGGCGGCTACCTGGGCCGCGGTCTCAATCTGGTGCTGCCCTATGCGGTTCTGGTGCTCGTGCTGATGCTCCGGCCCTACGGGATCTTCGGCAGAGTGGAGATCGAGCGAGTATGA
- the mmuM gene encoding homocysteine S-methyltransferase, with translation MNATVPMGGKVRLLGRPAPLVLDGGSATALEAEGYVHHPTLWSGGAIFQAPQAVRRVHRAFLDAGADIISTVGYQASFAALLDAGFGRDEASDLIRLGVELAVTERDAFVAERSPAGRSPPLVAASVGPYGAWLPDGLEYDGRYGVDADELTAFHLPGLEALVESRADLLAFDTVPSLLEIEVIANLIRETRARAWISFSCRDEDRLADGTLIEEAITICEGAEGIVALGANCVPPGIVLGLVERMVRASSLPVIVYPNRGAGFGADAYGRGTPLPSGRGRTDACTLAPRWIAAGAAAVGGCCGIGPGEVREIAVALGR, from the coding sequence ATGAACGCGACGGTTCCGATGGGCGGTAAGGTGCGTCTGCTGGGACGCCCCGCCCCGCTCGTGCTCGACGGCGGTTCGGCGACTGCGTTGGAGGCCGAGGGCTACGTGCACCATCCCACGCTCTGGTCGGGTGGGGCGATCTTCCAGGCGCCCCAGGCGGTGCGCCGCGTACACCGCGCCTTCCTCGATGCCGGGGCCGACATCATCTCGACGGTCGGCTACCAGGCGAGTTTCGCGGCTCTGCTGGACGCGGGTTTCGGTCGGGACGAGGCCTCCGATCTGATCCGTCTGGGTGTCGAGCTCGCCGTGACCGAACGGGATGCGTTCGTCGCCGAACGGTCGCCGGCGGGTCGGTCGCCTCCGCTGGTCGCCGCGAGCGTGGGGCCTTACGGCGCCTGGCTTCCGGACGGGTTGGAGTACGACGGCAGGTACGGGGTCGACGCCGATGAGCTGACGGCGTTTCACCTTCCCGGACTCGAGGCGCTTGTGGAGAGTCGGGCCGACCTCCTCGCGTTCGACACCGTTCCTTCACTGCTCGAGATAGAGGTCATAGCCAATCTGATACGCGAGACCCGTGCCAGGGCGTGGATCAGCTTCAGTTGCCGAGACGAGGACAGGCTGGCCGACGGTACGCTGATCGAGGAGGCGATCACGATCTGCGAGGGTGCGGAAGGCATCGTCGCGCTAGGCGCGAACTGCGTTCCTCCGGGCATCGTGCTGGGGCTGGTCGAGCGCATGGTCCGCGCGTCGAGTCTGCCGGTGATAGTCTACCCGAATCGAGGCGCCGGGTTCGGAGCCGATGCGTACGGACGGGGAACTCCTCTCCCATCCGGCAGGGGGAGAACGGACGCCTGCACGCTGGCGCCGCGGTGGATCGCGGCAGGCGCCGCAGCCGTGGGCGGGTGCTGCGGGATAGGGCCCGGCGAGGTGAGAGAGATCGCCGTCGCCCTGGGAAGGTGA
- a CDS encoding branched-chain amino acid ABC transporter permease, whose amino-acid sequence MGLRRTPVERVRLGLLVLFVAVFPFFASPYWLDLANQAAIATVGAIGLNILVGYTGQISLGQGAFMAVGAYAAGLFTLNLGLPWGVGIALACTVSALVGIVIGLPSLRLKGLYLAIATLAAQEIVEWAMTHWTALTGGTDALVLTAPTLFGIRLNTGFNFYWFGAILAGATALFAANLFRSRVGRAFVAVRDQDVAASVIGVDVFRTKLLAFATSSFIAGLAGAMIAYYRTIVTWERFTVETSIAYLAMIIVGGLGSIRGAFFGAVLITLLPALVSNAGMAIQDSAPGVTRMLPYLQQAIFGVVIVLFLIFEPKGLSKLWRNAKDYFDVWPFAYRKG is encoded by the coding sequence ATGGGTCTCAGGCGCACGCCCGTCGAGCGGGTCCGACTCGGGCTCCTCGTGCTGTTCGTGGCGGTATTCCCGTTCTTCGCCAGCCCGTACTGGCTCGACCTCGCCAATCAGGCGGCCATAGCCACCGTCGGGGCGATCGGACTCAACATCCTGGTGGGATACACCGGTCAGATCTCTCTCGGCCAGGGCGCGTTCATGGCGGTCGGGGCCTATGCCGCAGGGCTATTCACCCTCAACCTCGGACTTCCCTGGGGCGTCGGAATCGCCCTGGCGTGCACGGTCTCGGCGCTGGTAGGGATCGTAATCGGCCTACCCTCGCTCCGGCTCAAGGGGCTCTATCTGGCCATCGCCACTCTGGCGGCTCAGGAGATCGTCGAATGGGCCATGACTCACTGGACCGCGCTCACCGGAGGCACGGACGCGCTGGTGCTTACCGCCCCCACCCTCTTCGGCATCCGGCTCAACACCGGCTTCAACTTCTATTGGTTCGGAGCGATCCTCGCCGGGGCGACGGCGCTCTTCGCGGCCAACCTCTTCCGCTCGCGGGTGGGACGGGCCTTCGTCGCCGTTCGCGATCAGGACGTGGCGGCGAGCGTGATCGGGGTGGACGTGTTCCGTACCAAGCTGCTCGCCTTTGCCACCTCGTCGTTCATCGCGGGCTTGGCCGGCGCGATGATAGCCTACTACCGGACCATCGTGACCTGGGAACGATTCACCGTGGAGACGAGCATCGCTTATCTGGCCATGATCATCGTGGGCGGTCTGGGATCGATACGCGGGGCGTTCTTCGGCGCCGTGCTCATCACTCTGCTGCCGGCGCTGGTCTCGAACGCCGGCATGGCCATCCAGGACTCGGCTCCAGGCGTGACCCGTATGCTTCCCTACCTCCAGCAGGCGATCTTCGGCGTCGTCATCGTCCTCTTCCTGATCTTCGAGCCGAAGGGCCTCTCCAAGCTGTGGCGCAACGCGAAGGACTACTTCGACGTGTGGCCGTTCGCGTATCGGAAGGGGTGA
- a CDS encoding AMP-binding protein: MSFEARQDALAVETVRYGADRSREIANRLDRTGVRPGDVRGVSDLAAVPPLSKDDLPALHAADPPFGGMLAVPVRNLARVFRSPGPINDPEGRAEDYWGMSAAVKAGGFLGGDVVLNSLSYHLTPGGAMLDSGLRAAGCVPIPGGSAKIDDQVAAALAADAAGYAGTPQFLLSLLERMREVGRMPFRRALVTAAPLPVRLRRRIRDEFEVDVYQAYGTADAGLLGFECLWHDGWHVPTDKVIEIVDPGTGAPLAPGEVGEVVVTSPNPTYPLLRFATGDLSALTRDRCGCEREGIRLTGFLGRVGAGVKVRGMFVHPRELGAELASDALVGRWRASVATGPDGRDLFTVLVEPAIGAEVDDGWKARLAVQVGDASRVRPAVQVVAPGTITADAEVIVDERDGSDGR; the protein is encoded by the coding sequence ATGAGCTTTGAGGCGCGGCAGGACGCGCTGGCGGTCGAGACGGTCCGCTACGGGGCCGATCGCAGTCGGGAGATCGCGAACCGGCTGGACCGCACCGGCGTGAGGCCGGGAGACGTGCGAGGCGTCTCGGATCTGGCCGCCGTTCCTCCGCTCTCCAAGGACGATCTTCCGGCGCTCCATGCGGCCGATCCTCCCTTCGGAGGGATGCTCGCGGTGCCGGTGAGGAACTTGGCCCGCGTCTTTCGTTCGCCCGGACCCATCAACGACCCCGAAGGTCGCGCCGAAGATTACTGGGGGATGAGCGCGGCGGTGAAGGCCGGAGGCTTTCTGGGAGGTGACGTGGTACTCAATTCGCTCTCCTACCACCTGACGCCGGGCGGGGCGATGCTCGACTCCGGACTGCGCGCGGCGGGCTGCGTCCCGATTCCGGGCGGGTCCGCGAAAATCGACGACCAGGTGGCGGCGGCGCTCGCAGCCGACGCGGCCGGATACGCGGGCACGCCGCAGTTCCTGCTCTCCCTGTTGGAGCGGATGAGGGAGGTCGGGCGAATGCCGTTCAGGCGGGCGCTCGTCACTGCGGCACCCCTTCCGGTCCGGCTGCGCCGACGGATCCGGGACGAGTTCGAGGTCGACGTCTACCAGGCCTACGGCACCGCCGACGCCGGTCTGCTCGGTTTCGAATGCCTGTGGCACGACGGCTGGCACGTACCCACCGACAAGGTGATCGAGATCGTGGACCCCGGAACCGGCGCTCCGCTGGCCCCGGGCGAGGTCGGCGAGGTCGTCGTCACCAGCCCGAATCCGACCTATCCGCTTCTCCGCTTCGCGACCGGCGACCTTTCGGCGCTCACCCGCGACCGTTGCGGTTGCGAACGCGAGGGTATTCGTCTGACCGGCTTCCTCGGACGGGTGGGAGCAGGGGTCAAGGTGAGAGGGATGTTCGTCCACCCCCGGGAGCTCGGTGCCGAGCTCGCCTCCGATGCTCTCGTCGGTCGGTGGCGGGCCTCGGTCGCTACCGGGCCGGACGGGCGCGACCTCTTCACGGTGCTGGTCGAGCCCGCTATCGGTGCCGAAGTGGATGACGGTTGGAAGGCGAGGCTTGCCGTCCAAGTCGGAGACGCGTCCCGCGTGCGTCCTGCGGTCCAGGTCGTGGCTCCAGGGACCATCACCGCCGACGCCGAGGTCATCGTCGATGAACGCGACGGTTCCGATGGGCGGTAA